From Rutidosis leptorrhynchoides isolate AG116_Rl617_1_P2 chromosome 3, CSIRO_AGI_Rlap_v1, whole genome shotgun sequence, a single genomic window includes:
- the LOC139897282 gene encoding auxin-responsive protein SAUR36-like: MKIRGFFVKQRVSSLFRRLNRKNQSPAGYSRLDKSPTSISKFLKWGCQLKTKAIAMCSKNSGMQQNRPILEKFSSPPRAVVPKGKMAVYIGQKDGDFKRVLVPVVYINHPLFGQLLKEAEAEYGHDQPGGITIPCPFSDFENVKKRIAAVCGCRKMMSWKRR; encoded by the coding sequence ATGAAAATTCGAGGATTTTTCGTTAAACAAAGAGTAAGTTCACTTTTCCGGCGACTTAACCGGAAAAATCAATCTCCGGCAGGTTACAGCCGTCTAGACAAGTCACCGACGTCTATATCAAAGTTTTTAAAGTGGGGTTGCCAGCTTAAGACAAAGGCAATAGCTATGTGTTCAAAAAACTCCGGTATGCAACAAAACAGGCCGATTCTTGAAAAGTTTTCATCGCCGCCGCGTGCGGTGGTTCCGAAGGGGAAGATGGCGGTGTACATCGGTCAAAAAGATGGTGATTTTAAAAGGGTGTTGGTGCCTGTTGTATATATAAACCATCCGTTGTTTGGACAGTTGTTAAAAGAAGCCGAGGCGGAGTACGGCCATGATCAACCCGGCGGGATCACGATACCATGCCCATTTTCAGATTTTGAAAACGTAAAAAAGCGGATCGCCGCCGTATGTGGTTGCCGGAAAATGATGAGTTGGAAACGTCGATGA